Sequence from the Helianthus annuus cultivar XRQ/B chromosome 13, HanXRQr2.0-SUNRISE, whole genome shotgun sequence genome:
AACAAGCTACAATTCATGATCAAAATTCCTATATCTTTCGCTTTTAATCCGGTTTTCGCCAACAATTCATCGATGGCTCCGTAGATCACCATCTCCGCCTCGTTTCTCGCTTGCGTCATACACGGATTCGCCGGAACCTGTTATTTTTAATCAAATCATATCTACTAATTACCGTAAATTATTATTTACGGTAACTATTATTACAGTAACTTTAACTAATATATTCTCTCTAATACCTTTAACATTGCATCCGAAATTATTTATGGTAATTAATATTATAGTAACTTTAACTAATATATTGTCTCTAATACCTGTAACACTGCATCTGGAAAGTACGTTTTCTGACCTAATCCAGATAGTTCCAGAATCTTTTTCTGGAATGCTAAATTCTCTTCGGTAAACGTTCCAGCTCTAATTGACCGGTCCATGAATGTCTCTAGGGACACTATTCGCGAGTTTTCGGCTTTGTAAGTGGCGAAATCGACAAGGTACACCTTCTTAGGCCTACTCATGAAGTAAAGCGAAGCTAGAAACACTAATAACGCCAAGCTAAGCACCACCATGACTAAATTGAACCGGAGTTGGTCCCATAGATAAACTAGATCATGTGTGGTAAGTGAAGATAAACGGATTGAGACAACCGCGATAATAGGGGTTAACAAGAGGTAGATACCGCGTGAAATCAAGTAATGGTAACCTAATTTAACGTATTTCGGTTTTTGGTGTGAATTCGTCATGAGAGTAAGAAGATTAAATTAGGAAAAAATGTAGATGTATTTGAGAGATGATTGAAGAACACACACTTGAGAAATGTGATTTGGAAGGAGGGAAATGAGGAATTTAAAGGGGTGGGGTTGCAATATATTTTAAAgaacttttattttattagtttttttcaCTTATCTTTTATTCGTCATAATATTTTAAATATCTACGTAACATCTTAGAGTCAGATCGGACCAGTTGGATCAGGAACCGTCTATGCAACCTGCCCGTTGAGTGTTTTTGAACTGTGTTCGTTAAACCAGTCAACTTTGGGTTTTTCGATAGTTTATGTACGATTTAATGACCGTTTTAGTTATGAAAAATTTCTAACAAAATCTGATTTTAAAATCAAGTATAAAACCCAATGCATCATAAGGTGCCCCAAATTTTAaaagttttatatattttttagttttctcactTAATTTTCAGTCATGGTATTTTAAATATCTACGTCACATCTTAGAATCAGACCAAATAAGTTGGCTTAGGAACCATCTATACAACCTGTCTATTGAGTGTTTTTGAACTGTGTTCGTTAAATCAGTCGGGTTTGCGTTCGATAGTTTAAATACAATATAATAACTTTTCTGGTTATGAATAAATTTgaaaaaattctgattttaaaatCAAGTATAAAATAAAATTCAATACATCATAATTCAAAGTCAAATGCAATTGCCTCTTTGACTTTCTACAATAACAACACAACAATGTCTATATTTTACATACCAAAATCCACAAAATTCTGAACAACTTGGTAAAATTATGAACTGATCTTCTCAATCTTAGGAACATGAACCGGGAAATCATCGATCTCATCCGTCCACGGGTTCTTCTCCTTAGCCGGATTAATCGTCCTTAACGCCTTCCAGACCGCACTATTACACTTAAAACCCGAGCCGAAAGCAATTTGCCATGCCCTATCACCCTTCCGGATCCTACCCTTGGCTTCCGAATAAGCCAATTCGTACCACAACGAGCTGCTTGAAGTGTTCCCAAATCGGTTCAACGTCATTCTCGACGGCTCCATATGCCAGTCGGATAAGTCAAGATTCTTTTCTAGCTCATCGAGAACCGCTCTCCCTCCCGCGTGTATGCAAAAATGCTCGAATGCGAGTTTGAAATCCGGGATGTAGGGTTTGATTTTCATCTGGAACACTTTGCGCGCAACTAATGTTGCGAAAAACAATAATTGTTCGGACATAGGAAGCACTAACGGGCCGAGTGTGGTGATGTTTGTTTTTAGAGCTTCACCCGCAACCGCCATGAGGTCTTTTGAAAGCGCCACACCGATTTTCTTGTTTTCGTCTTCTTCTTGGAACACACAGTTGTAACATCGGTCGTCCGCACCTTTATGTGTACGGACCGTGTGAATGAGTTGGTATTTTGAACGTCGACGATCAGAAGACCGGTTCGACAACAAAACCGCAGCTCCTCCCATTCGAAAGAGACAGTTAGACACAAGCATTGATCGGTTGTTTCCGAAGTACCAGTTTAATGTTATGTTTTCCATGCTAACAACCAGTGCGTATGAATTCGGGTTCACCTAGTTTAATGAAACAAATAAAAGTAATTAATACACGCGTATCAAATCACCATTTAATACGATTAAACCCTTGAATCAGGAGTGTAAACGAGTTTAGCCAAGTTGAGATCAGCCCTCAGCTCGTTTCGAGCTCTAGTTCTAAAGCTCGGATTTGActtgtaagagcattcacatccaaggaatctaaatatgtgtgtgttgtttttaaaatataaagagtataaaaagtggttgtgagtggaggagagagaaaatgttactgttcatctatatatttgggggacactgttcaccccctataattttttaatatattttgaaagtggttgtgagtggaggagagagaaaaggtaatgataaaggtataacaAGTATTATTTAATTGGAAATGAGAGataaaatgtagtgttttttagtgtaatttagggtgaaaatacgGTGGGTccgatgtgaatgctctaagttaTTTTTCAATCTCGAGTCTGCCTCAAACTCGGCTCATTTATCTTTTATCAATTAATTTATACACATTTATAactatttattatatatatttattattcaaGGTGTtatatataacataatatatatatatatatatatatatatatatatatatatatatatatatatatatatagggagccgctagaatgagaaccacctcgagttgtaagaaccgcgagaactacaccccacggaggggcgttcgccgcgatttttttttacaagtagatgtgtgcattataaacacggccgtaaaaaatcacgtcgaacgcccctccgtggggtgtagttttttacacctcaagtttggtgaaaaaaaaaaagaaaaaagaaaaaaaattaaaaaacaccaaacttgaggtgtaaaaaactacaccccacggaggggcgttcgccgtgattttttacggccgtgtttataatgcacacatctacttgtaaaaaaaaaatcgcggcgaacgcccctccgtggggtgtagttctcgcggttcttacaactcgaggtggttctcattctagcggtcccctatatatatatatatatatatatatatatatatatatatatatatatatatatatatatatatatatatatatatatatatatatatatatatatatatatgggatgagttaaaatgagaaccaccttgagtttccgaattttttttctcaaaagtcataaaaaatcacttgtttcagcaatttttttttaaaatgtcgCATACACACATTTACATGAGgcgtaaaaaaaatatatcttcgTACAAAATTGATACCAGCGCGTAAAAAAAAACTTGCATCAGTCAAAACTACCGACTCGACAactttttttacagatgtgtttatactattttcatctacgtttgtgcaaaaaattTTTTGGCTCAACTCGCGCGAGAAAAagaagttctcacggttctcacaactcgtggtggttctctTTTGAACcgagccctatatatatatatatatatatcatttagttttttttatcataatttatacatatatttttttttttgtttaggcTCACTTAGACTCGCTGTTAAATAAACTTTTTTTAGATTCGAGC
This genomic interval carries:
- the LOC110900142 gene encoding 3-ketoacyl-CoA synthase 20 codes for the protein MATSQQPEPTPDAVTATSLPNFLLSVKLKYVKLGYHYLISHGMYLLLTPIIVAVSIHISTLTTRDMVYLWDQLRFNLVTVSLCSALLVFLATLYFMSRPRKVYLVDFSAYKPEDARIVTREIFMDRSTRAGTFTQENLAFQKKILERSGLGQKTYFPEAVLQVPPNPCMAEARKEAEMVMYGAIDDLLAKTGLKAKDIGILIVNCSLFCPTPSLSSMIVNRYKLRGNIMSYNLGGMGCSAGLIAIDLAKQLLQVNPNSYALVVSMENITLNWYFGNNRSMLVSNCLFRMGGAAVLLSNRSSDRRRSKYQLIHTVRTHKGADDRCYNCVFQEEDENKKIGVALSKDLMAVAGEALKTNITTLGPLVLPMSEQLLFFATLVARKVFQMKIKPYIPDFKLAFEHFCIHAGGRAVLDELEKNLDLSDWHMEPSRMTLNRFGNTSSSSLWYELAYSEAKGRIRKGDRAWQIAFGSGFKCNSAVWKALRTINPAKEKNPWTDEIDDFPVHVPKIEKISS